Proteins from a genomic interval of Streptomyces sp. NBC_01445:
- a CDS encoding response regulator: protein MTDPDPTSGTIRVLIVEDDPVAADAHVLYVNRVPGFTAIGKAHTAAEAHRALERTQVDLLLLDLHLPDGHGLQLARSLRAAGHHTDVIAVTSARDLTVVREGVSLGVVQYVLKPFTFPTLRDRLVRYAEFRAAAGEAGGQDEVDRALATLRAPSPAALPKGLSAPTLERVTRTLRAAPEGLTAAAAAESVGISRITARRYLEHLVESGRAARSPQYGQVGRPELHYRWLTTV from the coding sequence GTGACAGATCCCGACCCCACCAGCGGCACCATCCGAGTACTGATCGTCGAGGACGACCCGGTCGCCGCCGACGCTCACGTCCTGTACGTGAACCGGGTCCCCGGCTTCACCGCGATCGGCAAGGCGCACACGGCCGCCGAGGCCCACCGGGCGCTTGAGCGCACCCAGGTCGACCTGCTCCTTCTCGACCTGCACCTTCCCGACGGCCACGGTCTCCAGCTGGCGCGCTCGCTGCGGGCGGCCGGCCATCACACGGACGTGATCGCGGTGACCTCGGCCCGCGATCTCACGGTGGTCCGCGAAGGGGTCTCGCTCGGCGTGGTGCAGTACGTACTGAAGCCCTTCACGTTCCCGACGCTGCGCGACCGCCTCGTGCGCTACGCGGAGTTCCGGGCGGCGGCTGGCGAGGCGGGCGGCCAGGACGAGGTCGACCGCGCCCTGGCCACGCTGCGCGCACCGAGTCCGGCCGCCCTGCCCAAGGGGCTGAGCGCACCGACCCTGGAGCGCGTCACGCGAACGCTGCGCGCCGCTCCCGAGGGTCTGACCGCCGCGGCGGCCGCCGAGTCCGTGGGCATCTCACGCATCACGGCCCGCCGCTACCTGGAGCATCTCGTCGAGTCGGGCCGCGCCGCGCGCAGCCCCCAGTACGGCCAGGTGGGCCGACCTGAGCTGCACTACCGCTGGCTCACGACGGTCTAG
- a CDS encoding extracellular solute-binding protein has product MRPTAPVLLSATLLIAATGLTACSSGSGDDPDTVRISFKQSTDNQIRVMDKYLASMKTQFEKDHPGKKVKLVPIKAPDSEYYTKLQQMLRSPKTAPDLVYEDTFLINSDITSGYLKPLDSYLAKWPDWNQFIDTAKNAAKAQDGKTYGVPDGTDTRGLWYDKGIFAKAGIKTPWQPKSWDEVLDTARTIKKKVPSVTPLNVYTGKPGGEQSAMQGFEMLLYGTGTGPGTTDPLYDRSSNKWITAGKPFKDALNFVKTVYGEKLGPDVSDALDPNIGTRVRGELLPKSKLAINLDGSWLPQDWLKGSGHEWPEWSQKLGLAHMPTQNGQAPGKVSMSGGWTWSIPSKASNPDLAFEFIKTMQTKANAQKWYIANSGIAVRKDVAADPAYVKAQPGIKFFTDLVASTHYRPAYPAYPKVSTAIQEAMESVTTGDSSVEKAASTYDEQLKTATDGKVITK; this is encoded by the coding sequence GTGCGCCCCACCGCTCCAGTGCTCCTCAGCGCCACTCTGCTCATCGCCGCGACCGGCCTGACGGCCTGTAGCAGCGGCTCCGGGGACGACCCGGACACCGTCAGGATCTCCTTCAAGCAGTCGACCGACAATCAGATACGTGTCATGGACAAGTACCTGGCGTCGATGAAGACGCAGTTCGAGAAGGATCATCCGGGCAAGAAGGTGAAGCTGGTGCCGATCAAGGCGCCGGACTCCGAGTACTACACCAAGCTCCAGCAGATGCTGCGCTCCCCGAAGACGGCACCCGACCTGGTCTACGAGGACACGTTCCTCATCAACTCGGACATCACCAGCGGCTATCTCAAGCCCCTCGACTCCTATCTCGCCAAGTGGCCCGACTGGAACCAGTTCATCGACACGGCGAAGAACGCGGCCAAGGCCCAGGACGGCAAGACGTACGGCGTCCCGGACGGCACGGACACCCGCGGACTCTGGTACGACAAGGGCATCTTCGCGAAGGCCGGCATCAAGACGCCCTGGCAGCCGAAGAGTTGGGACGAGGTCCTCGACACGGCCCGCACGATCAAGAAGAAGGTCCCCTCCGTCACCCCGCTCAACGTCTACACGGGCAAGCCCGGCGGCGAGCAGTCGGCGATGCAGGGCTTCGAGATGCTCCTGTACGGGACGGGCACCGGGCCGGGCACCACGGACCCGCTGTACGACAGGTCGTCCAACAAGTGGATCACCGCGGGCAAGCCGTTCAAGGACGCGCTGAACTTCGTGAAGACGGTCTACGGCGAGAAACTCGGCCCCGACGTCTCCGACGCCCTCGACCCGAACATCGGCACCCGGGTCCGCGGCGAGCTGCTACCCAAGAGCAAGCTGGCGATCAACCTCGACGGCTCCTGGCTCCCGCAGGACTGGCTGAAGGGCAGCGGCCACGAGTGGCCCGAGTGGTCGCAGAAGCTGGGCCTCGCGCACATGCCGACGCAGAACGGCCAGGCGCCGGGCAAGGTCAGCATGTCGGGCGGCTGGACCTGGTCGATCCCGTCGAAGGCGTCCAACCCCGACCTGGCCTTCGAGTTCATCAAGACGATGCAGACCAAGGCCAACGCCCAGAAGTGGTACATCGCCAACTCGGGCATCGCGGTCCGCAAGGACGTCGCGGCCGACCCGGCGTACGTGAAGGCGCAGCCCGGCATCAAGTTCTTCACGGACCTGGTGGCCTCGACCCACTACCGGCCCGCATACCCCGCGTACCCGAAGGTCTCCACGGCGATCCAGGAGGCGATGGAGTCGGTCACGACGGGCGACAGCTCGGTCGAGAAGGCGGCGAGCACGTATGACGAGCAGCTGAAGACGGCGACGGACGGCAAGGTGATCACCAAGTGA
- a CDS encoding carbohydrate ABC transporter permease, translating to MPPSRGDHQVKPGRGGVRRPLTRALPLAPSLVLLLLFLAGPIAYCAYIAFTDLQLTGQAHSSFVGFDNFTAAFRDDAFLNAVWLTLVFTVLSSLIGQNTLGLALAALMQRASKTVRTVTGAVVVCAWVLPEVVAGFLLYAFFRREGTLNAILDWLHLPTQNWLFTLPILAVSFANVWRGTAFSMLVYSAALGEIPKEITEAAEMDGAGGWRRMWHITLPMIRRSIGTNLMLNTLQTLSVFGLIWVMTRGGPGNRSQTLPLFMYEQAFQKSMIGYGTAVALLLLVVGSLFSLVYMRLLRSEA from the coding sequence CTGCCCCCTTCACGGGGTGATCACCAGGTGAAGCCGGGGCGGGGCGGTGTACGGCGCCCCCTGACACGCGCCCTGCCCCTGGCCCCTTCCCTGGTCCTGCTGCTGCTCTTCCTGGCCGGCCCGATCGCGTACTGCGCGTACATCGCCTTCACGGACCTGCAGCTGACGGGCCAGGCCCACTCCTCCTTCGTGGGCTTCGACAACTTCACGGCCGCGTTCAGGGACGACGCGTTCCTGAACGCGGTCTGGCTCACGCTCGTCTTCACGGTCCTGTCCTCGCTCATCGGCCAGAACACGCTGGGGCTCGCCCTGGCCGCGCTCATGCAGCGCGCGTCGAAGACGGTCCGCACGGTGACGGGCGCGGTCGTGGTCTGCGCGTGGGTCCTGCCGGAGGTCGTCGCCGGCTTCCTCCTCTACGCGTTCTTCCGCCGCGAGGGCACGCTGAACGCAATCCTGGACTGGCTCCATCTCCCCACCCAGAACTGGCTGTTCACGCTGCCGATCCTGGCGGTGTCCTTCGCGAACGTGTGGCGCGGGACGGCGTTCTCCATGCTGGTCTACTCGGCGGCGCTCGGCGAGATACCCAAGGAGATCACCGAGGCCGCGGAGATGGACGGCGCGGGCGGCTGGCGCCGCATGTGGCACATCACGCTGCCGATGATCCGCCGCTCCATCGGCACGAACCTCATGCTGAACACCCTGCAGACGCTGTCCGTGTTCGGCCTGATCTGGGTGATGACGCGGGGCGGCCCCGGAAACCGCAGCCAGACCCTGCCCCTGTTCATGTACGAGCAGGCCTTCCAGAAGAGCATGATCGGCTACGGCACGGCGGTCGCCCTGCTCCTCCTGGTCGTCGGCTCGCTGTTCTCGCTGGTCTATATGCGCCTGCTGCGCTCGGAGGCCTGA
- a CDS encoding carbohydrate ABC transporter permease, with the protein MSSPRTVRHRLAADAGLLVVAAAFVLPLAWVVLSALDPHANLQVKIPDGVTLDNFDAVLTPDITFTPLLNSLLLCGGATLLTVASAALAAYPLSRYRSRFNNPFLATVLFATCLPITAIMVPVYALFVQVNLIDTMQGTIFFFAASQLPFAIWLMKNFMDGVPKELEEAAWTDGASSFQSLIRIVLPLMGPGVAVVTVFSFVMMWGNFFVPFMLLLTPEQMPASVSINDFFGNRGTVVYGQLAAFSIIYSTPVILLYVLVARRFGGGFALGGAVKG; encoded by the coding sequence GTGTCCTCACCCCGCACCGTCCGCCACCGCCTCGCGGCCGACGCCGGACTCCTGGTCGTCGCCGCGGCGTTCGTCCTGCCGCTGGCGTGGGTGGTCCTCTCCGCGCTCGACCCGCACGCGAACCTCCAGGTGAAGATCCCGGACGGGGTCACCCTGGACAACTTCGACGCGGTCCTCACCCCTGACATCACGTTCACGCCGCTCCTCAACAGCCTTCTGCTGTGCGGCGGCGCGACCCTGCTGACGGTGGCGAGCGCGGCGCTCGCGGCGTACCCGCTGTCCCGCTACCGCTCCCGCTTCAACAACCCGTTCCTGGCGACGGTCCTGTTCGCGACGTGCCTGCCCATCACGGCGATCATGGTCCCGGTCTACGCGCTCTTCGTGCAGGTCAACCTGATCGACACCATGCAGGGCACGATCTTCTTCTTCGCGGCGTCCCAACTCCCGTTCGCCATCTGGCTGATGAAGAACTTCATGGACGGCGTCCCGAAGGAACTGGAGGAAGCTGCCTGGACCGACGGAGCGTCCTCGTTCCAGTCCCTGATCCGCATAGTGCTGCCCCTGATGGGCCCGGGAGTAGCGGTGGTCACGGTCTTCTCGTTCGTCATGATGTGGGGCAACTTCTTCGTCCCCTTCATGCTCCTGCTCACCCCCGAACAAATGCCGGCCTCGGTCAGCATCAACGACTTCTTCGGCAACCGGGGCACAGTGGTCTACGGCCAGCTCGCAGCCTTCTCGATCATCTACTCGACGCCGGTGATCCTGCTGTACGTCCTGGTGGCCCGGCGCTTCGGCGGGGGGTTCGCGCTGGGGGGTGCGGTCAAGGGCTGA
- a CDS encoding DUF2848 domain-containing protein, with amino-acid sequence MALLTFELPDGTTREVDVVQVLNAGYAGRSQDDVAAHVAELAELGVPAPSVTPALYPVSPYLAQHTEQVRVQHGRTSGEAEWALVVDRDGDLLLTAACDHTDRELEVHGVAWSKNASPDVLARRAWRLADVQERLDDLTLRAWVTHDGQETLIQDGTLAELLTPAYWADVLRERGDLVPGTVLISGTIPMAEGVDQFAPHWRVELTDPATGNAIDLAYDVVRMPVPIG; translated from the coding sequence ATGGCGCTGCTGACCTTCGAACTGCCCGACGGCACCACCCGCGAGGTCGATGTCGTGCAGGTGCTCAACGCCGGGTACGCCGGACGCAGCCAGGACGACGTGGCCGCCCACGTGGCGGAACTCGCCGAGCTGGGGGTGCCGGCACCCTCCGTGACCCCCGCGCTCTACCCCGTCTCCCCCTACCTCGCCCAGCACACCGAGCAGGTCCGCGTCCAGCACGGCCGCACCTCGGGCGAGGCCGAGTGGGCGCTGGTCGTCGACCGGGACGGCGACCTGCTCCTGACGGCCGCCTGCGACCACACCGACCGCGAGCTGGAGGTGCACGGCGTGGCATGGAGCAAGAACGCGAGCCCCGACGTCCTCGCCCGCCGCGCCTGGCGCCTCGCCGACGTGCAGGAGCGCCTCGACGACCTGACCCTGCGCGCCTGGGTGACCCACGACGGCCAGGAGACCCTCATCCAGGACGGCACCCTGGCCGAGCTGCTCACGCCCGCCTACTGGGCGGACGTCCTCCGGGAGCGCGGCGACCTGGTGCCCGGCACGGTCCTGATCTCGGGCACCATCCCGATGGCCGAGGGCGTCGACCAGTTCGCCCCCCACTGGCGCGTGGAACTGACCGACCCGGCCACGGGCAATGCGATCGACCTGGCGTACGACGTGGTGAGGATGCCGGTCCCGATCGGCTGA
- a CDS encoding MFS transporter, with translation MNHTSTSTEKTPIGGSAVRRAFFASLTGTALEWYDFAIYSVAAALVFGDVFFPSKDPATGTLLAFSTYAVGYVSRPLGGFVFGRLGDKLGRKKVLIATLVLIGAATLAIGLLPSYATIGVAAPITLVILRFAQGVGVGGEWGGAVLLSSEFGDPRRRGFYASAAQIGPPVGNLLANGVLAALGGLLTETQFTSWGWRVAFLLSGVLVLFGLWIRAKLEETPVFKAMEAEQKRPEAPIREVFTTHPRALAAAILSRVAPDVLYALFTVFVLTYATGELGMSRGSALAAVLIGSSLQVFLIPLAGALSDRVNRRVLYGVSAAAAGVWPFLFFPMIGGGSWPLLALGVVVALVFHSAMYGPQAAFIAEQFSPRLRYTGSSLAYTLAGVIGGAVAPLLFTALLDAYDSWIPLALYVAGTAIVTIAGLCLGRDGDRSDEELLSGEPARSPAASTAS, from the coding sequence GTGAACCACACCAGCACGAGCACGGAAAAGACCCCGATCGGCGGGTCCGCGGTCCGCCGCGCCTTCTTCGCCAGCCTGACCGGCACCGCACTGGAGTGGTACGACTTCGCCATCTACTCCGTGGCGGCGGCGCTGGTCTTCGGCGATGTCTTCTTCCCCTCGAAGGACCCCGCCACCGGCACCCTCCTCGCGTTCTCGACGTACGCCGTCGGCTACGTGTCGCGCCCGCTCGGCGGTTTCGTCTTCGGCCGCCTCGGCGACAAGCTCGGCCGCAAGAAGGTCCTGATCGCGACACTCGTCCTGATCGGGGCCGCGACCCTCGCGATCGGCCTGCTTCCGTCCTACGCCACGATCGGCGTGGCCGCGCCGATCACCCTCGTGATACTCCGCTTCGCCCAGGGCGTCGGCGTCGGCGGTGAGTGGGGCGGCGCGGTGCTGCTGTCCAGCGAGTTCGGCGATCCGCGCCGGCGCGGCTTCTACGCCTCGGCCGCACAGATCGGCCCGCCGGTCGGCAACCTCCTCGCCAACGGCGTACTCGCGGCCCTCGGCGGCCTCCTGACGGAGACTCAGTTCACGTCCTGGGGCTGGCGCGTGGCGTTCCTGCTCTCCGGTGTGCTCGTCCTCTTCGGCCTGTGGATCCGCGCGAAGCTCGAGGAAACCCCGGTCTTCAAGGCGATGGAGGCCGAGCAGAAGCGCCCCGAGGCCCCGATCCGCGAGGTCTTCACGACGCACCCGCGCGCCCTGGCGGCCGCGATCCTCAGCCGCGTGGCCCCGGACGTCCTGTACGCGCTGTTCACCGTCTTCGTCCTGACCTACGCGACCGGCGAACTCGGCATGTCCCGCGGCTCCGCCCTGGCCGCCGTCCTCATCGGCTCCTCCCTCCAGGTCTTCCTGATCCCGCTGGCCGGCGCCCTGTCCGACCGCGTCAACCGCCGCGTCCTGTACGGGGTCTCGGCCGCGGCCGCCGGCGTGTGGCCGTTCCTGTTCTTCCCGATGATCGGCGGCGGGAGCTGGCCGCTGCTCGCCCTCGGCGTCGTGGTGGCCCTGGTCTTCCACTCCGCGATGTACGGGCCGCAGGCGGCCTTCATCGCCGAACAGTTCTCCCCGCGGCTGCGCTACACCGGCTCCTCGCTCGCGTACACGCTGGCCGGTGTCATCGGCGGCGCCGTCGCGCCCCTGCTGTTCACGGCGCTGCTCGACGCGTACGACTCGTGGATCCCGCTGGCCCTCTACGTCGCGGGCACCGCGATCGTCACCATCGCCGGACTGTGCCTCGGCCGCGACGGCGACCGGAGCGACGAGGAGCTGCTGAGCGGCGAGCCGGCCCGCTCCCCCGCCGCGTCCACGGCGTCCTGA
- a CDS encoding carbon-nitrogen hydrolase family protein — protein sequence MRIALSQITTGPRPEENLALLREQARLAADAGARVVVFPEAAMACFGTPLAPLAEPLDGPWATAVRQIAKEAGLVVVAGMFTPAPDGKVANTLLATGPGVEAAYDKIHLYDAFGFAESDTVAPGSEVVTFEVDGTRFGLATCYDVRFPELFRAQADAGAVVSVLPASWGAGPGKREQWELLIRARALDATLWLAAVDQADPAASGVPAASNAPTGIGHSAVVGPDGTVRKHLEEGPGLLIADLDLDEVTSVRRSIPVLANRRSL from the coding sequence ATGCGTATCGCGCTGAGCCAGATCACCACCGGCCCCCGCCCCGAGGAGAACCTCGCGCTCCTGCGCGAACAGGCCCGTCTCGCGGCGGACGCGGGCGCCCGCGTAGTCGTCTTCCCGGAAGCCGCGATGGCCTGCTTCGGGACCCCGCTGGCGCCGCTGGCCGAACCGCTCGACGGCCCCTGGGCCACGGCGGTCCGCCAGATCGCCAAGGAGGCCGGACTCGTCGTGGTCGCGGGCATGTTCACCCCCGCCCCGGACGGAAAGGTGGCCAACACCCTGCTCGCCACCGGCCCCGGCGTCGAGGCGGCCTACGACAAGATCCACCTCTACGACGCCTTCGGCTTCGCCGAGTCCGACACGGTGGCGCCCGGGTCCGAGGTCGTCACCTTCGAGGTCGACGGCACCCGCTTCGGGCTCGCGACCTGCTACGACGTCCGCTTCCCCGAGCTGTTCAGGGCCCAAGCCGACGCGGGCGCGGTCGTTTCCGTCCTGCCCGCCTCGTGGGGCGCGGGTCCCGGCAAGCGTGAGCAGTGGGAGCTGCTGATCCGCGCCCGCGCGCTCGACGCCACGCTCTGGCTCGCCGCCGTGGACCAGGCGGACCCGGCGGCGTCCGGCGTCCCCGCCGCGTCGAACGCCCCCACCGGCATCGGCCACAGCGCCGTCGTCGGCCCCGACGGAACCGTACGGAAGCACCTCGAAGAGGGCCCGGGGCTGCTCATCGCGGACCTGGACCTCGACGAGGTCACCTCGGTCCGCCGCTCCATCCCGGTACTGGCCAACCGCAGGAGCCTGTAA
- a CDS encoding GntR family transcriptional regulator → MTSGRDKAYAFLKENVLADPDRQGEFLSEQELADRIGVSRTPIREALLLLAAEDLVRLVPKRGAQVVPLSGREITELMELRGIVERYSAERVIAEGKAPVSELTALLGRQRTLSGAEHAKEFIAVDHLFHATIVAAAGNALLDRHYDGLRSRQIRAGVVALFNQHGRQESVLHEHGAILDAIAAGDRQAACTAIDSHLESTLKVLLAG, encoded by the coding sequence GTGACGTCGGGACGGGACAAGGCCTACGCGTTTCTCAAGGAGAACGTGCTCGCCGACCCGGACAGGCAAGGGGAGTTCCTCTCCGAGCAGGAGCTCGCCGACCGTATCGGCGTCTCCCGCACCCCGATCCGCGAGGCGCTCCTGCTGCTCGCCGCCGAGGACCTCGTGCGGCTGGTCCCCAAGCGCGGGGCGCAGGTCGTGCCGCTGTCGGGGCGGGAGATCACCGAGCTGATGGAGCTGCGCGGCATCGTCGAGCGGTACTCGGCGGAGCGGGTCATCGCCGAGGGCAAGGCCCCGGTGTCCGAGCTGACCGCACTGCTCGGACGCCAGCGCACGCTCAGCGGGGCCGAGCACGCCAAGGAGTTCATCGCGGTGGACCACCTCTTCCACGCGACGATCGTGGCGGCCGCGGGCAACGCCCTGCTCGACCGCCACTACGACGGGCTCCGCAGCCGCCAGATCCGGGCCGGAGTGGTGGCGCTGTTCAACCAGCACGGCCGGCAGGAGTCCGTCCTCCACGAGCACGGGGCGATCCTCGACGCGATCGCCGCAGGCGACCGGCAGGCCGCGTGCACCGCGATCGACAGCCACCTGGAGTCGACGCTCAAGGTGCTGCTCGCGGGTTAG
- a CDS encoding helix-turn-helix domain-containing protein — MPVHPSDSAPPFNAPAARRLREALGMAPGHVAYGMRASYGQHQVTPDTIIAWERGLASPTAVEITALAGALWCSPGDLIGAARTLREHRMARGMAPEDVARTVGVEIHSYLRMEETGEWHGNERQSATLAEVLGLTPPDFATVTGRNDQLADLLRSAVTTRWQAYTRPIAKLVPVHKGQLEEVLQEMQLEYQALMAATLSWGGGSGRESGEAGREFLDGILDEFWSRMHTS; from the coding sequence GTGCCCGTGCACCCAAGCGACTCCGCCCCGCCGTTCAACGCTCCCGCCGCCCGACGCCTCCGCGAGGCCCTGGGCATGGCGCCCGGGCATGTCGCTTACGGCATGCGTGCCTCGTACGGCCAGCATCAGGTCACGCCCGACACGATCATCGCCTGGGAGCGCGGTCTCGCCTCGCCGACGGCGGTGGAAATCACCGCTCTCGCGGGCGCCCTGTGGTGTTCGCCGGGAGATCTCATCGGCGCGGCGCGGACGCTGCGCGAGCACCGGATGGCCCGCGGCATGGCGCCGGAGGACGTGGCGCGCACGGTGGGGGTGGAGATCCACTCGTATCTGCGGATGGAGGAGACCGGCGAGTGGCACGGCAACGAGCGCCAGTCGGCCACCCTCGCCGAGGTGCTCGGTCTGACGCCGCCCGACTTCGCGACCGTCACCGGCCGCAATGACCAGCTGGCGGATCTCCTGCGCAGCGCGGTGACCACGCGCTGGCAGGCCTACACACGCCCGATCGCCAAGCTGGTCCCCGTGCACAAGGGTCAACTGGAGGAAGTGCTCCAGGAGATGCAGCTCGAGTACCAGGCGCTGATGGCCGCGACGCTCAGCTGGGGCGGCGGTTCGGGACGCGAGTCGGGCGAGGCCGGGCGGGAGTTCCTCGACGGGATCCTCGACGAGTTCTGGTCGAGGATGCACACGTCGTAG
- a CDS encoding ATP-dependent 6-phosphofructokinase, whose translation MRIGVLTAGGDCPGLNAVIRSVVHRAVTHHGDEVIGFEDGYAGLLDGRYRTLDLNAVSGILARGGTILGSSRLERDRFRAACENAKELATEIGFDVLIPIGGEGTLTAARMLADAGLPVVGVPKTIDNDISATDRTFGFDTAVGVATEAMDRLKTTAESHQRVMVVEVMGRHAGWIALESGMAGGAHGICLPERPFDPADLVKMVEERFARGKKFAVICVAEGAHPAEGTMDYQTGAIDRFGHERFQGIGTALAFELERRLGKEAKPVILGHVQRGGTPTAYDRVLATRFGWHAVEAAHRGVSGRMTALRGTEIEMVPLAEAVAELKTVPKDRMDEAESVF comes from the coding sequence ATGCGTATCGGAGTTCTCACCGCCGGCGGCGACTGTCCTGGCCTGAACGCAGTGATCCGGTCGGTCGTGCACCGCGCCGTGACGCACCACGGCGACGAGGTGATCGGCTTCGAGGACGGTTACGCGGGACTGCTCGACGGCCGCTACCGCACGCTCGACCTGAACGCCGTGAGCGGCATCCTCGCCCGCGGCGGCACCATCCTCGGCTCCTCCCGGCTCGAGCGCGACCGCTTCCGCGCCGCCTGCGAGAACGCCAAGGAACTCGCCACCGAGATCGGCTTCGACGTCCTCATCCCCATCGGTGGCGAGGGCACGCTGACCGCGGCCCGCATGCTCGCCGACGCGGGCCTGCCCGTCGTCGGCGTCCCGAAGACCATCGACAACGACATCTCCGCCACGGACCGCACCTTCGGCTTCGACACCGCCGTCGGCGTCGCCACGGAGGCCATGGACCGGCTGAAGACCACCGCCGAGTCCCACCAGCGCGTCATGGTCGTCGAGGTGATGGGCCGGCACGCCGGCTGGATCGCCCTGGAGTCCGGCATGGCGGGCGGCGCGCACGGCATCTGCCTGCCCGAGCGGCCCTTCGACCCGGCCGACCTGGTCAAGATGGTCGAGGAACGCTTCGCGCGCGGCAAGAAGTTCGCCGTCATCTGCGTGGCCGAGGGCGCGCACCCCGCCGAGGGCACGATGGACTACCAGACCGGCGCGATCGACCGGTTCGGCCACGAGCGCTTCCAGGGCATCGGCACGGCCCTCGCGTTCGAGCTGGAGCGGCGCCTCGGCAAGGAGGCGAAGCCGGTCATTCTCGGCCATGTCCAGCGCGGCGGCACCCCGACCGCGTACGACAGGGTCCTCGCCACGCGCTTCGGCTGGCACGCGGTCGAGGCCGCGCACCGGGGCGTCTCCGGCCGCATGACGGCGCTGCGCGGCACGGAGATCGAGATGGTCCCGCTCGCCGAGGCCGTCGCCGAACTGAAGACGGTGCCGAAGGACCGCATGGACGAGGCGGAATCCGTGTTCTAG